The nucleotide sequence GATGTCTTGTATCGATAGTTCTCTCAAATCTTCTATCGTTGGTTCTCTTGTCAAAAATTCCGAGATCGAAGGGAATGTCTTGACCTTCACCCTGCTCGTATCTACTTTTTCAGAGATCCGCGCAAGGACTTCTTTTGAAGCGGAAGGAATAGCTATCAGTATTTCATCAAGTTCAAGTTCAGCAATGTATTTGTCGAGCTCATCTATTCTACCGACAACTTGCACGTTCGCTATGGTCTTGTTTATCTTAGCTGGGTCATCGTCGAAGAACACAACAACGTTGCCGTAATTCGTTCTTTTGATTTCGTTGAGTAAAATAACTCCAGCATCGCCGGCTCCGACGATTCCTATTCTTTTGCCTGAAGATTTTCTGATGCTTAAAAGGTATTGGTACATCGTTCTTGCACTGAAGAGTAAAAAGTAACTACCGAGGAACGTGAGCATTCCAACAGACCTCGGCAGTACTGCGATTCTTGTAAAATGCAAAAACAGTATCGTCGATGCGTAGCCTATGAATAAGCCACGAAGAAGTTTAAGAAATTCGATAGGCTGTGCGTAGCGCCAAACAATTTTGTATGTGCCGTTTAGTAGGTTCGCCACGGCTGTTATGCCAATTAGCACAAAAACACCGGCTGCGTATTTTCGCATCTCTTGAAAATCCCATCCGAACCTCACAAAGAGGGCGGTAACACCAGAAAGGATTAAGAGAAGAGTGTCTATCAGAAAGAGCCAGGAATTTCTTCCTAAAGTGAGTTTATATTTCAAATCTCTGGGACACCTCCGGGGACGTATCTTAGTTTACCTCCGATTTTGCTGAATTTTTCAACAACATGCTCGTATCCTCTGAATATGTGTTCTACTTGTGTTACCTCTGTTGTCCCCTCTGCTGCCAAGCCTGCAATGACAAGGGCGGCAGTTGCCCTTAAGTCAGTACCCATTACTGTTGTGCCTTCGAGCTTCTCAACACCGTTAATGAATACCGTGTTCTCCATTATCTTCATGTCAGCACCCATTCTAACAAGTTCCCCAACATGCGCGAAGCGAGTTTTGAATACGTTCTCCGTAACTGTGCTCGTACCTTGTGCCAAAGCAAGATAAACAATTATCTGTGGCTGTAAATCTGTTGGGAAGCCGGGATAAGGCAGGACGTTTATGTCGCACGATTTCCATCTGTGCCAGGATTTCAGCTCTACAAAATTTGAGCCCTTCTTAACAATAGCACCCGTTCGTTCAAGTACGAACCAGAGTGCGTCGAGGTGTGATGGTTCAACGTCTGTTATCACACCTTCGCCACCTGTCGCAAGGAAGGCGATAGCGTACGTTCCCGCTTCTATCCTATCTGGAATCACTGTGTGCTCACATCCGTGGAGTTTGCGAACACCTTCCACAACTATCCTGCTCGTGCCTGCACCAGTTACCTTCGCACCCATTTTATTTAATAAATCTTGCAGATCGTTTATTTCGGGTTCCATTGCAGCGTTCTCGATTATCGTAATTCCAGGCAGTAGTGCAGCTGTGCTCATCACGTGTTCTGTTGCCCCTACGCTCGGGAATGGTAGATAAACGGTCACTTCCTCAGGTTTTGTTCCTCGTTTTGCCAATATTTCGCCATGATCGTACGTTACGTCGAACCCAATTCGTTTTAGACCCTCGATGTGGAAATCTACCGGGCGAACACCAATCGCACAACCACCGGGAAGCGGTGTGCTTGCTTCACCCATCATTACAGCGATTGGACCAAGCACGTTAAAAGATGCGCGCATCTTGCGCACAAGGTCATATGAAACGTGGGTGTGCAGTATAGGACCTGAGATTCTGATAGTGTTAGTATCCTTTTCAAAGATTACTTTTTTGCCAACCGTTCTGAGTATATCTACCATCGTCTCTATGTCAGCAAGGACTGGAACTTTATGGAGAACTACTTCTTCTTCCGTCAATAACGTGGCAGCCAAAAGTGGCAATGCGGAATTCTTAGCCCCAGATATCTTAACTTCACCACTAAGAACGGATTTTTCGGTGATTATCGAACCCATCGTCTTTTTTTCTCCTCTCCGAAAATCTATTCAACTGTTCTGACCAGTTCTTCAAGATTAGTCGAGTCGTCTGGATAGCTTGCAAATTTTATTGTTACATCGATATTATGTAGCGCCATAGCGTTTTCGATTCTTTCTCTAACCTTTTCAGCTTGTTCTTTTGTTATTTCTGTGAGCAATACCATGAACTGGTTTTCCGCGTACCTTCCAACGCTGTCAAGTGGCACCCTGACAAGCTCCTTGAGTAATTTCCCTATTCTCAAGAGAGTGTGTTCTTTCTCCATCTGGTCCATTTTCTCAAAGTTGTTGATGGTTATCGTCACGAGGGCATATCCGAAGTTCTCTTCAAATGCTTTCTGGTGATAATACGAGATGAGTTTTAAAAGGTGCTCCTGCGAGTACACCCTTGTAAGTGGGTCTATCATTCGTTTTGTTCCGACGTCTTTAATGAAATCGTCGAAAACTTCGAACTGTTTTTTCATAATCGAGGAATACTCATTCAAAAGTATCTCAAGTTCTGACTCCCGCATTTTTAATCTCGTCACTTCATCTTCGAGCTCCATGACTTTTCTGAGAAGTTCTTCTCTGCTTAATTCTTCGTAACCCATCTTCAGTCCCCCTCACTTTTGAGGATTTTCCTCACTACCTGTGTAATCTTCCAGCAAGATTACTTTACTTCTTATTTTTGGTATATTTATTAAAAATTCGCCCTCCTTGAATACACCTAAGTTGATCCCACGTTCTTTGAGCAACTTTCCGTATGGCATATATTCGGAAAGATAAACCATGCCTGAAAGTTTATCGACATCGATTGTTGGGTCTGGTATCGTTATTCTGTATTTCTTGTAATACCCAACTACGCTGAGGTCCGTCGCTGATATTGTGACAGGGAACTCGCTCTCCCACCATTTCGTCACATACCCAACTTGTCCCGTCTTTTCAACAAAGCCTATCAACTTGCCTTCCTCGTTGATTATTATACCTCTTTTTTTCAAATTGCGAACGTACAGCCCTCTGAGTTCCACGCTTAACACATCTAATAACTCTGGCTTTT is from Fervidobacterium gondwanense DSM 13020 and encodes:
- a CDS encoding diguanylate cyclase domain-containing protein, yielding MGYEELSREELLRKVMELEDEVTRLKMRESELEILLNEYSSIMKKQFEVFDDFIKDVGTKRMIDPLTRVYSQEHLLKLISYYHQKAFEENFGYALVTITINNFEKMDQMEKEHTLLRIGKLLKELVRVPLDSVGRYAENQFMVLLTEITKEQAEKVRERIENAMALHNIDVTIKFASYPDDSTNLEELVRTVE
- the murA gene encoding UDP-N-acetylglucosamine 1-carboxyvinyltransferase, whose product is MGSIITEKSVLSGEVKISGAKNSALPLLAATLLTEEEVVLHKVPVLADIETMVDILRTVGKKVIFEKDTNTIRISGPILHTHVSYDLVRKMRASFNVLGPIAVMMGEASTPLPGGCAIGVRPVDFHIEGLKRIGFDVTYDHGEILAKRGTKPEEVTVYLPFPSVGATEHVMSTAALLPGITIIENAAMEPEINDLQDLLNKMGAKVTGAGTSRIVVEGVRKLHGCEHTVIPDRIEAGTYAIAFLATGGEGVITDVEPSHLDALWFVLERTGAIVKKGSNFVELKSWHRWKSCDINVLPYPGFPTDLQPQIIVYLALAQGTSTVTENVFKTRFAHVGELVRMGADMKIMENTVFINGVEKLEGTTVMGTDLRATAALVIAGLAAEGTTEVTQVEHIFRGYEHVVEKFSKIGGKLRYVPGGVPEI